From the genome of Eucalyptus grandis isolate ANBG69807.140 chromosome 2, ASM1654582v1, whole genome shotgun sequence, one region includes:
- the LOC104433695 gene encoding squamosa promoter-binding-like protein 16, with product MDSSSNGSLKRARAPGFGSQVASCLVDGCDSDLSKCRDYHRRHKVCELHSKTPKVIIRGQEQRFCQQCSRFHSLAEFDDVKRSCRKRLDGHNRRRRKPQPDPLSLTAGRFLPSHQGTRFSPFSGPQMFPASALASCSWPGVVKVENDTTSYNTPQLINFNERNLSFPGSTSSHFKGHIQFPFLQGTSATHLGASICKPDLNPNSTTGTGGNGNNARSSSSGLNRVVASERALSLLSSPPAENSEKGLSRMMQLVPSTSAQSLTTDLRYNRLGLGKPGNPGMDSESTGSGELHYHGIFQSEHAGLSANGQHQTPSFSWE from the exons ATGGATTCGTCATCAAATGGATCATTAAAGCGGGCTCGAGCACCTGGTTTTGGTAGCCAAGTTGCTTCTTGCTTAGTTGATGGATGTGATTCGGACCTTAGTAAGTGCAGAGACTATCATCGCCGGCACAAAGTGTGTGAGCTACACTCGAAAACCCCTAAGGTTATCATTAGGGGTCAGGAACAACGGTTCTGCCAACAGTGCAGCAG ATTTCATTCATTAGCGGAATTCGATGATGTGAAGCGAAGCTGCAGAAAACGTCTTGATGGTCACAACAGACGTCGGAGGAAGCCACAGCCTGACCCCTTGTCCCTGACTGCTGGCCGGTTCCTCCCGAGTCACCAAG GTACCAGATTTTCACCTTTCAGTGGTCCGCAGATGTTTCCAGCTAGTGCTTTAGCAAGCTGCTCTTGGCCTGGAGTTGTCAAAGTAGAGAATGACACCACTTCTTACAACACGCCTCAGCTCATTAACTTCAATGAACGAAATCTCTCCTTCCCGGGATCAACCTCGTCTCACTTCAAAGGGCATATACAATTTCCCTTCTTGCAAGGAACCAGTGCCACACACCTTGGAGCTTCAATATGTAAGCCTGACCTCAACCCCAATTCCACTACCGGAACTGGTGGTAATGGTAACAATGCCAGATCCTCTTCCAGTGGCTTAAACAGAGTTGTCGCCTCCGAGcgtgctctctctcttctgtcatCACCACCAGCCGAGAATTCCGAGAAGGGTTTAAGCCGCATGATGCAGCTCGTCCCATCCACCTCTGCTCAATCATTGACCACCGACTTGCGCTACAATAGATTAGGACTTGGCAAGCCTGGGAATCCTGGTATGGATTCTGAGAGCACTGGCAGTGGGGAACTCCATTACCATGGGATATTCCAATCTGAGCATGCTGGATTATCTGCAAATGGACAGCACCAGACTCCCTCTTTCTCTTGGGAGTAG